The following coding sequences are from one Sander lucioperca isolate FBNREF2018 chromosome 2, SLUC_FBN_1.2, whole genome shotgun sequence window:
- the naa35 gene encoding N-alpha-acetyltransferase 35, NatC auxiliary subunit: MVMKSAVEDDDAGWGLGIPEKMKNNANWVNITHEFKGACKELNLGELLHDKLFGLFEAMSAIEMMDPKMDAGMIGNQVNRKVLNFEQAIKEGAIKVKDLSLPELIGIIDTCFCCLITWLEGHSLAQTVFTCLYVHNPDLIEEPALKAFALGILKVCDIAREKVNKAAVFEEEDFQAMTYGFKMANNVTDLRVTGMLKDVEDELQRKVKSTRSRQGEQRDPEVELEHQQFLALFNRIKFTRLLLTALITFTKKETSSVGEAQKLVAQAADLLSAIYSSIQHGIQSQNDTTKGDHPIMMGFEPLVNQRLLPPTFPRYAKIIKREDMVAYFSKLIERIKTVCDVINTTNLHGILDFFCEFSEQSPCVLSRSLLQTTFLIDNRKVFGTHLMQDMIKDALRYFVSPPVLSYKCCLFNNHQAKDYIDSFVTHCSRPFCSLIQIHGHNRARQRDKLGHILEEFATLQDEAEKVDAALHSLLMKLEPQRQHLACLGTWILYHNLRIMIQYLLSGFELELYSMHEYYYIYWYLSEFLYAWLMSTLSRADSSQMAEERIMEEQVKGRSSKKTKKKKKVRPLTKEITMSQAYQNMCAGMYKTMVALDMDGKVRKPQFELDSEQVRYEHRFAPFNSVVTPPPVHYIQFKEMSDLKKYNPPPGSADLYMAASKHFQQAKLILENVPSPDPEVNRILKVAKPNIVVMKLLAGGHKKETKVLPEFDFSAHKYFPVVKII, encoded by the exons ATGGTGATGAAGTCAGCAGTTGAGGATGATGATGCTGGCTGGGGGCTGGGCATCCCAGAAAAGATGAAGAACAATGCCAACTGGGTTAATATTACACATGAATTTAAGGGCGCGTGCAAAG AGTTGAACCTTGGAGAGCTGCTTCATGACAAACT GTTTGGCTTGTTCGAGGCCATGTCAGCCATAGAGATGATGGATCCTAAGATGGACGCAGGAATGATTGGAAACCAGGTCAACAGGAAAGTGCTCAACTTTGAACAAGCTATCAAG GAAGGTGCCATCAAGGTGAAAGACCTTAGTCTTCCTGAACTCATCGGGATCATAGACACATGTTTCTGCTGTTTG ATCACGTGGCTTGAGGGCCACTCCCTGGCGCAGACGGTGTTCACCTGTCTGTACGTCCATAACCCCGACCTGATTGAGGAACCAGCCCTCAAAGCCTTTGCCCTTGGCATCCTGAAGGTGTGTGACATCGCCCGAGAGAAAGTCAACAAGGCTGCTGTATTCGAGGAG GAGGATTTCCAGGCCATGACCTATGGCTTCAAGATGGCCAATAATGTAACAGACCTGCGGGTGACAG GTATGCTAAAAGACGTGGAGGATGAGTTACAGAGGAAAGTTAAG AGCACGCGCAGTCGACAGGGTGAGCAGCGAGACCCCGAGGTTGAGCTGGAG CATCagcagtttttggcacttttcaATAGAATCAAGTTCACACGCCTTCTACTGACAGCACTGATCACCTTTACCAAGAAAGAG ACCAGCTCGGTGGGCGAGGCTCAAAAGCTTGTGGCTCAGGCAGCGGACCTTTTATCAGCCATTTATTCCAGTATTCAGCACGGCATCCAGTCACAGAATGATACCACTAAAGGAg ACCACCCCATCATGATGGGCTTTGAGCCACTGGTAAACCAGAGACTGCTGCCACCTACCTTTCCTCGCTACGCCAAGATCATCAAAAGGGAGGACATGGTGGCCTACTTTAGCAAACTTATAGAACGCATCAAAACCGTCTGTGACGTGATCAACACCACCAACCTGCATGGCATACTG GACTTCTTCTGTGAGTTCAGTGAGCAGTCTCCCTGTGTGCTCTCCAGATCTCTACTTCAG ACAACGTTCCTGATAGATAATAGGAAAGTGTTTGGGACACACCTGATGCAGGACATGATTAAAGATGCTCTGAGATACTTTGTTAGCCCACCTGTCCTCTCCTACAA GTGTTGTCTGTTCAACAACCACCAGGCCAAGGATTACATTGACTCCTTTGTTACGCACTGCTCCAGG CCATTCTGCAGTCTGATCCAGATCCACGGACACAACCGAGCTCGACAGAGAGACAAGCTGGGTCACATTCTTGAAGAGTTTGCCACACTGCAGGACGAG GCAGAGAAGGTGGATGCAGCCCTGCATAGCTTGCTGATGAAACTTGAGCCTCAGCGACAGCATCTAGCCTGTCTTGGCACCTGGATCCTCTACCATAACCTGAGGATCATGATCCAATACCTTCTGAGTGGCTTTGAACTGGAGCTGTACAGCATGCATGAGTACTACTACATCTACTG GTACCTGTCTGAGTTCCTTTACGCATGGCTGATGTCCACTCTGAGCAGAGCCGACTCCTCTCAGATGGCAGAGGAGCGGATCATGGAGGAGCAGGTGAAGGGACGCAGCAGCAAAAAgaccaagaagaagaaaaaag TTCGCCCTCTCACCAAGGAGATCACCATGAGCCAAGCATACCAGAACATGTGTGCTGGCATGTACAAG ACTATGGTAGCTTTGGATATGGACGGGAAGGTGCGTAAGCCTCAGTTTGAGTTGGACAGCGAGCAGGTTCGCTACGAGCATCGCTTTGCCCCCTTCAACAGCGTGGTCACCCCCCCACCTGTGCACTATATCCAGTTCAAG GAAATGTCCGATCTGAAGAAGTACAATCCTCCGCCAGGCTCCGCTGACCTCTACATGGCTGCCAGCAAACACTTCCAGCAGGCCAAGCTCATCCTAGAAAATGTGCCCAGCCCAGACCCTGAG